The proteins below are encoded in one region of Silene latifolia isolate original U9 population chromosome 2, ASM4854445v1, whole genome shotgun sequence:
- the LOC141643326 gene encoding KH domain-containing protein HEN4-like isoform X1 — MLRKIQERETQVQFRLICNTHIVGGLIGPKGTIIDSLRQATSSKISVNVAGPTALDRIVCVIGDHSLTRTILVHGAQVKVSPAQDALVRVFDRMLEVEQEEKQGGGCGGGGGGEVVKCRLVVGPGMAGAVFGRGGHRINKVCRETNAYIKIWPLASPPPGSSHSDELVQITGGSIPVKKALVVISRFLQQKAIEIQRGAPEATSSQFLDRSMKMDTRNAHVDNTANGGVVAKVVFKLICPYHSAGGVIGYKGKKVKMIEEETKAAIFFSAADTGCERVVTISAFENRESQYSIAQNATVRVFNELVSSEEGNTVTARLLIPPYQADWLSDGEVSVMSTIHNANSATLKVVKLDNLPAGATVDEKVLQIDGDYPNVQIALFQVTWVLRERVFNASLPKDSLPLLPHNLFNKLSQGNKISSVTSKMHECKVSTNTNGSIPPMLPHSQFSAGSSLTTRTGSAGNSATVNDGFDFGSGKKSFTVTNTKVEIAVRKDVFSAVFGEDGSNLHRLRVISNAKVEVRDPSSTGNDGMVIISGTRDQTLVAQSLLQAFLMSA; from the exons ATGCTGAGAAAGATCCAAGAAAGAGAAACCCAAGTACAATTCCGACTCATATGCAACACCCACATCGTCGGCGGACTCATCGGCCCCAAAGGCACCATCATTGACTCACTCCGACAAGCCACTTCTTCCAAAATCTCCGTCAACGTCGCTGGACCCACCGCCCTCGACCGTATTGTCTGCGTCATTGGGGACCACTCACTCACCCGAACCATCCTCGTCCACGGCGCCCAAGTTAAGGTCTCCCCGGCCCAGGATGCGCTCGTTAGGGTCTTCGACCGTATGCTCGAGGTCGAACAAGAAGAAAAACAAggaggtggctgtggtggtggtggtggaggagaAGTTGTTAAGTGTCGGCTTGTCGTGGGCCCGGGTATGGCGGGTGCTGTTTTTGGTAGAGGTGGTCACAGGATTAATAAGGTTTGTCGGGAGACCAACGCTTATATTAAGATTTGGCCACTAGCTTCGCCTCCGCCTGGTTCGTCTCATTCAGACGAATTGGTTCAG ATCACTGGTGGCAGTATACCTGTGAAGAAAGCACTGGTGGTTATTTCACGATTTCTTCAGCAGAAAGCAATAGAAATCCAAAGAGGAGCTCCTGAAGCAACATCCTCTCAGTTTCTGGACCGAAGCATGAAAATGGACACACGCAATGCACATGTGGACAATACCGCTAATGGAGGAGTAGTAGCTAAAGTGGTCTTCAAGCTTATATGTCCCTATCACTCAGCTGGTGGTGTAATAGGATATAAAGGAAAAAAAGTAAAGATGATCGAGGAAGAGACTAAAGCTGCTATATTCTTTTCTGCTGCTGATACTGGCTGTGAGCGTGTTGTCACCATATCCGCTTTTGAG AACAGGGAATCACAATACTCTATTGCACAAAATGCTACTGTTCGCGTTTTTAATGAATTGGTCTCATCAGAGGAGGGTAATACAGTGACCGCAAGACTATTAATCCCCCCATATCAAGCTGATTGGCTTAGTGATGGAGAGGTCTCAGTCATGTCAACTATACATAATGCCAATAGCGCTACCTTAAAAGTTGTGAAACTTGATAATTTGCCTGCCGGTGCCACTGTTGATGAGAAAGTCCTCCAG ATAGATGGTGATTATCCTAATGTACAAATTGCGCTGTTTCAAGTTACTTGGGTATTGAGAGAGAGAGTTTTCAATGCATCTTTGCCGAAAGACAGTTTGCCTCTTCTCCCACATAATCTCTTTAATAAGCTTTCTCAAGGGAACAAGATTTCTTCAGTAACAAGCAAGATGCACGAGTGCAAGGTTTCTACGAACACTAATGGTTCTATACCACCTATGCTCCCCCATTCGCAG TTTTCTGCTGGATCCAGCTTGACGACAAGAACGGGTAGTGCTGGCAATTCAGCAACTGTTAATGATGGTTTTGATTTTGGCAG TGGCAAGAAATCTTTTACAGTGACCAATACAAAAGTGGAGATTGCAGTTCGTAAAGACGTGTTTAGTGCCGTCTTTGGTGAAGATGGTAGCAATTTACATCGTCTACGAGTG ATATCAAACGCAAAAGTAGAAGTGCGGGATCCTAGCTCAACCGGAAATGACGGAATGGTGATTATTTCCGGGACACGTGATCAGACCTTGGTTGCTCAGAGCCTTCTACAAGCCTTTCTAATGTCTGCTTAA
- the LOC141643326 gene encoding KH domain-containing protein HEN4-like isoform X2, translating into MPKNKEVRQIQEKENQVQFRLVCNSHIVGGLIGSNGTVIKYLEQSTSSKISVNAFGPAGSDRIVHVVGDHSLTRTILLDGVEIKVSPAQDALVRVFDRMLEVDAEEGGGGGVVKCRLVVGPSMVGAVFGKAGKRINNICRETNAYIKVRPLASPPPGSSDSDQLVQITGGSIPVKKALVVISRFLQQKAIEIQRGAPEATSSQFLDRSMKMDTRNAHVDNTANGGVVAKVVFKLICPYHSAGGVIGYKGKKVKMIEEETKAAIFFSAADTGCERVVTISAFENRESQYSIAQNATVRVFNELVSSEEGNTVTARLLIPPYQADWLSDGEVSVMSTIHNANSATLKVVKLDNLPAGATVDEKVLQIDGDYPNVQIALFQVTWVLRERVFNASLPKDSLPLLPHNLFNKLSQGNKISSVTSKMHECKVSTNTNGSIPPMLPHSQFSAGSSLTTRTGSAGNSATVNDGFDFGSGKKSFTVTNTKVEIAVRKDVFSAVFGEDGSNLHRLRVISNAKVEVRDPSSTGNDGMVIISGTRDQTLVAQSLLQAFLMSA; encoded by the exons ATGCCGAAAAACAAAGAAGTAAGACAGATCCAAGAAAAAGAAAACCAAGTACAATTCCGGCTCGTATGCAACAGTCACATCGTCGGCGGACTGATCGGCTCCAACGGCACCGTCATTAAATATCTGGAACAATCCACCTCTTCCAAAATCAGCGTCAACGCCTTCGGACCCGCCGGGTCCGACCGGATTGTCCACGTCGTCGGAGACCACTCGCTGACTCGAACCATTCTCCTTGACGGCGTTGAAATTAAGGTGTCCCCGGCCCAGGATGCGTTGGTTAGGGTCTTCGACCGTATGCTAGAGGTCGATGCAGAGgaaggaggtggaggtggagtTGTTAAGTGTCGCCTTGTGGTGGGCCCGAGTATGGTGGGTGCTGTTTTTGGTAAAGCTGGTAAGAGGATTAATAACATTTGTCGGGAGACCAACGCTTATATTAAGGTTAGGCCACTAGCTTCGCCTCCGCCTGGTTCGTCTGATTCAGACCAATTGGTTCAG ATCACTGGTGGCAGTATACCTGTGAAGAAAGCACTGGTGGTTATTTCACGATTTCTTCAGCAGAAAGCAATAGAAATCCAAAGAGGAGCTCCTGAAGCAACATCCTCTCAGTTTCTGGACCGAAGCATGAAAATGGACACACGCAATGCACATGTGGACAATACCGCTAATGGAGGAGTAGTAGCTAAAGTGGTCTTCAAGCTTATATGTCCCTATCACTCAGCTGGTGGTGTAATAGGATATAAAGGAAAAAAAGTAAAGATGATCGAGGAAGAGACTAAAGCTGCTATATTCTTTTCTGCTGCTGATACTGGCTGTGAGCGTGTTGTCACCATATCCGCTTTTGAG AACAGGGAATCACAATACTCTATTGCACAAAATGCTACTGTTCGCGTTTTTAATGAATTGGTCTCATCAGAGGAGGGTAATACAGTGACCGCAAGACTATTAATCCCCCCATATCAAGCTGATTGGCTTAGTGATGGAGAGGTCTCAGTCATGTCAACTATACATAATGCCAATAGCGCTACCTTAAAAGTTGTGAAACTTGATAATTTGCCTGCCGGTGCCACTGTTGATGAGAAAGTCCTCCAG ATAGATGGTGATTATCCTAATGTACAAATTGCGCTGTTTCAAGTTACTTGGGTATTGAGAGAGAGAGTTTTCAATGCATCTTTGCCGAAAGACAGTTTGCCTCTTCTCCCACATAATCTCTTTAATAAGCTTTCTCAAGGGAACAAGATTTCTTCAGTAACAAGCAAGATGCACGAGTGCAAGGTTTCTACGAACACTAATGGTTCTATACCACCTATGCTCCCCCATTCGCAG TTTTCTGCTGGATCCAGCTTGACGACAAGAACGGGTAGTGCTGGCAATTCAGCAACTGTTAATGATGGTTTTGATTTTGGCAG TGGCAAGAAATCTTTTACAGTGACCAATACAAAAGTGGAGATTGCAGTTCGTAAAGACGTGTTTAGTGCCGTCTTTGGTGAAGATGGTAGCAATTTACATCGTCTACGAGTG ATATCAAACGCAAAAGTAGAAGTGCGGGATCCTAGCTCAACCGGAAATGACGGAATGGTGATTATTTCCGGGACACGTGATCAGACCTTGGTTGCTCAGAGCCTTCTACAAGCCTTTCTAATGTCTGCTTAA